A region from the Aegilops tauschii subsp. strangulata cultivar AL8/78 chromosome 5, Aet v6.0, whole genome shotgun sequence genome encodes:
- the LOC141022664 gene encoding uncharacterized protein yields the protein MALVPHSGGAGRSATMAMPMLTADNYTVWAFKAQTILDVHTVWEAVAPGDAAVNARKDKMARALLLGALPEDVLLLVSTKLTAREVWDSLKVRIIGADRVRAARLGTLHGEFNRMKMADGEELNVYGGRLAAMEARYANLRETLGDAALVKKLLDTVPDRLFPIVAGIEQFHDVTTMAFDEALGRLRAFDERVRRRGQVGDERGGEQLLMMKAQWAARERRHDGTRDNDDGRSLASGSGGNMRRRCYKCGEHGHFRRECPQLGKGPAAEHTLLTGAYVDDDGLL from the coding sequence ATGGCGCTCGTCCCACACAGCGGCGGTGCGGGCAGATCGGCAACGATGGCGATGCCGATGCTGACCGCGGACAACTACACAGTTTGGGCCTTCAAGGCGCAGACGATCCTCGACGTCCACACCGTATGGGAGGCGGTGGCGCCGGGCGACGCGGCGGTGAACGCGCGGAAGGACAAGATGGCGCGCGCGTTGCTTCTCGGGGCGTTGCCAGAGGATGTGCTGCTGCTGGTGTCGACGAAGCTCACCGCCAGGGAGGTATGGGACTCCCTGAAGGTGAGGATCATCGGTGCCGATCGGGTCCGCGCAGCGAGGCTGGGGACGCTGCACGGCGAATTCAACCGGATGAAGATGGCGGACGGCGAGGAGCTCAACGTTTACGGTGGGAGGCTTGCGGCGATGGAGGCGAGGTATGCCAACCTCAGGGAGACGCTGGGCGACGCAGCACTTGTCAAGAAGTTGTTGGATACGGTGCCGGATCGCCTCTTCCCTATCGTCGCCGGCATCGAGCAGTTCCACGACGTGACGACGATGGCGTTCGATGAAGCGCTCGGGCGGCTGCGTGCGTTCGACGAGCGGGTTCGGCGCCGTGGACAAGTCGGCGACGAGCGCGGGGGTGAGCAGCTGCTCATGATGAAGGCGCAGTGGGCAGCACGGGAGCGTCGACACGACGGTACTCGGGACAATGACGACGGGCGCAGCTTGGCGTCGGGGAGCGGCGGCAACATGCGCAGGCGCTGCTACAAGTGCGGGGAGCACGGGCACTTCCGGCGCGAGTGCCCGCAGCTGGGGAAAGGACCGGCGGCGGAGCACACTCTCTTGACCGGcgcctacgtcgacgacgacgGACTCCTCTAG
- the LOC141022665 gene encoding uncharacterized protein, with amino-acid sequence MALVPHGGGAGRSATMAMPMLTADNYTVWAIKAQTILDVHTVWEAVAPGDAAVNARKDKMARALLLGALPEDVLLLVSTKLTAREVWDSLKVRIIGADRVRAARLGTLRGEFDRMKMADGEELNVYGGRLAAMAARYANLRETLGDAALVKKLLDTVPDRLFPIVAGIEQFHDVTTMAFDEALGRLRAFDERVRRRGQVGDERGGEQLLMMAAQWAERERRHDGARDNDDGRSLASGSGGNMRRRCYKCGEHGHFRRECPQLGKGPAAEHTLLTGAYVDDDGLL; translated from the coding sequence ATGGCGCTCGTCCCACACGGCGGCGGTGCAGGCAGATCGGCAACGATGGCGATGCCGATGCTGACCGCGGACAACTACACGGTTTGGGCCATCAAGGCGCAGACGATCCTCGACGTCCACACCGTATGGGAGGCGGTGGCGCCGGGCGACGCGGCGGTGAACGCGCGGAAGGACAAGATGGCGCGCGCGTTGCTTCTCGGGGCGTTGCCAGAGGATGTGCTGCTGCTGGTGTCGACGAAGCTCACCGCCAGGGAGGTATGGGACTCCCTGAAGGTGAGGATCATCGGCGCCGATCGGGTCCGCGCAGCGAGGCTGGGGACGCTGCGCGGCGAATTCGACCGGATGAAGATGGCGGACGGCGAGGAGCTCAACGTTTACGGTGGGAGGCTtgcggcgatggcggcgaggtATGCCAACCTCAGGGAGACGCTGGGCGACGCAGCACTTGTCAAGAAGTTGCTGGATACGGTGCCGGATCGCCTCTTCCCTATCGTCGCCGGCATCGAGCAGTTCCACGACGTGACGACGATGGCGTTCGATGAAGCGCTCGGGCGGCTGCGTGCGTTCGACGAGCGGGTTCGGCGCCGTGGACAAGTCGGCGACGAGCGCGGGGGTGAGCAGCTGCTCATGATGGCGGCGCAGTGGGCAGAACGGGAGCGTCGACACGACGGTGCTCGGGACAACGACGACGGGCGCAGCTTGGCGTCGGGGAGCGGCGGCAACATGCGCAGGCGCTGCTACAAGTGCGGGGAGCACGGGCACTTCCGGCGCGAGTGCCCGCAGCTGGGGAAAGGACCGGCGGCGGAGCACACTCTCTTGACCGGtgcctacgtcgacgacgacgGACTCCTCTAG